A single window of Archangium gephyra DNA harbors:
- a CDS encoding dihydrolipoamide acetyltransferase family protein, whose protein sequence is MAIFEFKLPDLGEGVQEGELVKWHVKPGDSVKQDQTLAEVMTDKATVTVPSPTAGRVVQTHGNEGDMAKVHQILVTLEIEGAAPAQASGHGAPAAHGAPAAAAAQATGPQAASKVLATPLTRRMAAEHGLNLAEISGSGPQGRVMKADVVAALEGGSSARNEVAPAAAPAQQARPAAPSVAPGRGDERIPLRGLRKKIAEKMVRSKFTAPHFGFVEEVDCTELVALRKRLNETLANAGEKTKLSFLPFIIKATLAAMKKYPHLNANMDEAAQELVVRGEFNIGIAVATNEGLTVPVIKNADRLNLRELAEEVVRLSTAARDRKLKMEELTGGSFTITSLGQTGGIFATPIINHPEVAIMGIHRMRKRPAVDNNGQVVVREMMNVSISADHRVIDGQVAADFVYEVIKYLEHPDMLFLAMA, encoded by the coding sequence ATGGCGATCTTCGAGTTCAAGCTGCCTGATCTTGGCGAAGGCGTGCAGGAGGGCGAGCTCGTCAAATGGCACGTCAAGCCCGGCGACAGCGTCAAGCAGGACCAGACGCTCGCCGAGGTGATGACTGACAAGGCCACCGTGACCGTGCCCAGCCCCACGGCCGGCCGTGTCGTGCAGACGCACGGCAATGAAGGCGACATGGCCAAGGTCCATCAGATCCTCGTCACCCTGGAGATCGAGGGCGCCGCTCCCGCCCAGGCCTCGGGTCACGGTGCTCCCGCCGCTCACGGTGCGCCCGCTGCCGCGGCTGCCCAGGCCACGGGTCCCCAGGCCGCCTCCAAGGTGCTGGCCACGCCGCTCACCCGCCGCATGGCGGCCGAGCACGGGCTGAACCTCGCGGAGATCTCCGGCTCCGGTCCGCAGGGCCGCGTGATGAAGGCGGATGTCGTGGCCGCCCTCGAGGGTGGCAGCTCCGCGCGCAATGAGGTGGCTCCCGCCGCCGCTCCCGCGCAGCAGGCCCGTCCGGCCGCGCCCTCGGTGGCCCCGGGCCGTGGCGACGAGCGCATCCCCCTGCGCGGCCTGCGCAAGAAGATCGCCGAGAAGATGGTGCGCTCGAAGTTCACCGCGCCCCACTTCGGCTTCGTCGAGGAGGTGGACTGCACCGAGCTCGTCGCCCTGCGCAAGCGCCTCAACGAGACCCTGGCCAACGCCGGTGAGAAGACGAAGCTGTCCTTCCTGCCGTTCATCATCAAGGCCACGCTCGCGGCGATGAAGAAGTACCCGCACCTCAACGCCAACATGGATGAGGCCGCCCAGGAGCTCGTCGTGCGCGGCGAGTTCAACATCGGCATCGCCGTGGCCACCAACGAGGGCCTCACCGTCCCCGTCATCAAGAACGCGGACCGTCTCAACCTGCGCGAGCTGGCCGAGGAGGTCGTCCGCCTCAGCACCGCCGCGAGGGATCGCAAGCTGAAGATGGAGGAGCTCACCGGCGGCTCCTTCACCATCACCTCGCTGGGACAGACCGGCGGCATCTTCGCCACGCCCATCATCAACCACCCCGAGGTGGCCATCATGGGCATCCACCGCATGCGCAAGCGTCCCGCGGTGGACAACAACGGCCAGGTCGTCGTGCGCGAGATGATGAACGTCTCCATCTCCGCCGATCACCGCGTCATCGATGGCCAGGTCGCCGCTGACTTCGTGTACGAGGTCATCAAGTACCTGGAGCATCCGGACATGCTGTTCCTGGCCATGGCCTGA
- the lipA gene encoding lipoyl synthase has translation MATPDRFPLPQVSESTRKPEWLKVRLPSGDGYERVKSIVRRTKLATVCEEARCPNIAECWGGGTATVMLMGEVCTRACRFCHVKVGAPPPLDPMEPIHLAQAVKEMDLEYIVVTSVNRDDRPDGGASHFASAIRELRQHSPKTVVEVLIPDFKGVERDLTTVAEARPHVVAHNVETVERLTPTVRDRRATYRQSLKVLEYLKQRPEKLYTKTSVMVGLGETDAELDQTFKDLRAVGVDVLTLGQYLQPSQYHLRVERFVTPQQFADYKQLAESYGFLYVASGPLVRSSYRAAEFFMKGLMERERLGLAGNT, from the coding sequence ATGGCAACTCCCGATCGTTTCCCCCTGCCGCAGGTATCCGAGTCCACCCGGAAGCCCGAGTGGTTGAAGGTACGTCTCCCCAGCGGAGATGGATACGAGCGGGTGAAATCCATCGTGCGCCGCACGAAACTGGCCACGGTGTGCGAGGAGGCTCGCTGCCCCAACATCGCCGAGTGCTGGGGCGGTGGCACCGCCACGGTCATGCTCATGGGCGAGGTGTGCACCCGCGCCTGCCGCTTCTGCCACGTGAAGGTGGGCGCGCCCCCTCCGCTGGATCCCATGGAGCCCATCCACCTGGCCCAGGCCGTCAAGGAGATGGACCTCGAGTACATCGTCGTCACCTCGGTGAACCGTGATGACCGGCCGGATGGGGGCGCCAGCCACTTCGCCTCGGCCATCCGCGAGCTGCGCCAGCACTCGCCCAAGACGGTCGTCGAGGTGCTCATCCCCGACTTCAAGGGCGTGGAGCGCGACCTGACCACCGTGGCCGAGGCCCGCCCGCACGTGGTGGCCCACAACGTCGAGACGGTGGAGCGCCTCACCCCCACCGTGCGTGATCGCCGCGCCACCTACCGCCAGTCGCTCAAGGTGCTCGAGTACCTCAAGCAGCGGCCCGAGAAGCTCTACACGAAGACGTCCGTCATGGTCGGCCTGGGCGAGACCGACGCCGAGCTGGATCAGACCTTCAAGGATCTGCGCGCCGTGGGCGTGGACGTGCTCACGCTCGGCCAGTACCTGCAGCCGTCCCAGTACCACCTGCGTGTGGAGCGCTTCGTCACCCCGCAGCAGTTCGCGGACTACAAGCAGCTCGCCGAGTCCTACGGCTTCCTGTACGTCGCCTCCGGGCCGCTCGTGCGCTCCAGCTACCGCGCCGCCGAGTTCTTCATGAAGGGCCTCATGGAGCGTGAGCGCCTGGGGCTCGCCGGCAACACCTGA
- a CDS encoding DUF72 domain-containing protein: MKAIHLGTSGYVYKHWKGLFYPTGLPASRWLPYFAKVFATVELNAPFYRLPTADAVDGWREQTPAGFKFACKGSRYLTHMKRLTDVGEGLERYFSVILRLGPKLGPVLWQLPPHMKKPDPERLDHFLAALPRGVQYVVEFRDAAWYHDEVLEVLDGRGAAVCEHDLVPVPPPRLTGGFRYIRFHGAGSRYEGRYGREALWKVACDLDAWRRQGRTAWVYFNNDLKGHALLDAFDLAELLGHVKVRPPPDMRRPSETEESRTA; the protein is encoded by the coding sequence ATGAAGGCCATCCACCTGGGGACGAGCGGCTACGTCTACAAGCACTGGAAGGGACTCTTCTATCCAACCGGGCTGCCAGCCAGCCGCTGGCTCCCCTACTTCGCGAAGGTGTTCGCCACGGTGGAGCTCAACGCGCCCTTCTACCGGCTGCCCACGGCGGACGCGGTGGACGGCTGGAGGGAGCAGACACCGGCGGGCTTCAAGTTCGCGTGCAAGGGAAGCCGCTACCTCACGCACATGAAGCGGCTGACGGACGTGGGCGAGGGCCTGGAGCGCTACTTCAGCGTCATCCTGCGCCTGGGCCCCAAGCTGGGCCCGGTGCTGTGGCAGTTGCCGCCGCACATGAAGAAGCCGGATCCGGAGCGGCTGGATCACTTCCTGGCCGCGCTGCCGCGAGGCGTCCAGTACGTCGTCGAGTTCCGCGACGCGGCCTGGTACCACGACGAGGTGCTGGAGGTGCTGGATGGCCGGGGAGCGGCGGTATGCGAGCACGATCTGGTGCCCGTGCCTCCACCGCGCCTCACGGGAGGCTTCCGCTACATCCGCTTCCACGGAGCGGGCTCACGCTACGAGGGACGTTACGGCCGCGAGGCCCTGTGGAAGGTGGCGTGCGACCTGGACGCGTGGAGACGCCAGGGGCGGACGGCCTGGGTCTACTTCAACAATGACTTGAAGGGGCACGCGCTGCTGGACGCGTTCGATCTGGCGGAGCTGCTGGGGCACGTGAAGGTGCGCCCGCCGCCAGACATGCGAAGGCCGTCCGAGACAGAGGAGTCCCGAACGGCCTGA
- the lpdA gene encoding dihydrolipoyl dehydrogenase, whose protein sequence is MAETFDVVIIGSGPGGYVGAIRAAQLGLKTAIIEKDKRLGGTCLHRGCIPTKSLLWSAALLHHIREAADFGIEVPAPVVNWAKVQEHKSKVVTKGANGIDYLMKKNKITVLKGHGRIAGKGKVEVALEGGSKQTLDTKNIIIATGSVPKSLPNVAVDHKRVLNSDSILELDRIPKSLIVIGAGAVGCEFASVFNHMGTQVSIVEYMPNLLPIEDIDCSKELEKHFKRRKIDLHTGAKVEKVETTATGAKLTMTVGTETRTIEAEYVLSAVGRAPVSEDIGLDKTGIKAERGFIKTDAMMRTTEPNVYAIGDVIPTPMLAHVASAECVLAVEHIAGKNPAPINYDLTPSATYCYPEVASVGLTEKKAKERGYDVKAAIFPFSAVTKASISNEAFGMIKVVSDKKYDEVLGVHLVGPHATELLAEACVAMRLEITTEELAHTMHAHPTLSEIIKEGAEATLGHPIHI, encoded by the coding sequence GTGGCTGAGACTTTCGACGTGGTGATCATCGGTTCGGGCCCCGGCGGGTATGTCGGTGCGATCCGGGCCGCGCAGCTGGGGCTGAAGACGGCCATTATCGAGAAGGACAAGCGTCTGGGTGGCACCTGCCTCCACCGCGGTTGCATCCCCACCAAGTCGCTCCTCTGGTCCGCGGCCCTGCTGCATCACATCCGTGAGGCGGCTGACTTCGGTATCGAGGTGCCGGCTCCGGTGGTCAACTGGGCCAAGGTGCAGGAGCACAAGAGCAAGGTGGTCACCAAGGGTGCCAATGGCATCGACTACCTGATGAAGAAGAACAAGATCACCGTCCTCAAGGGCCACGGCCGCATCGCCGGCAAGGGCAAGGTCGAGGTCGCCCTCGAGGGGGGTTCCAAGCAGACGCTGGACACCAAGAACATCATCATCGCCACCGGCTCGGTGCCCAAGTCCCTGCCCAACGTGGCGGTGGACCACAAGCGCGTCCTCAACAGCGACTCCATCCTGGAGCTGGACCGCATCCCCAAGAGCCTGATCGTCATCGGCGCCGGCGCCGTGGGCTGCGAGTTCGCCTCCGTCTTCAACCACATGGGCACCCAGGTCTCCATCGTGGAGTACATGCCCAACCTGCTCCCCATCGAGGACATCGACTGCTCGAAGGAGCTGGAGAAGCACTTCAAGCGCCGGAAGATCGATCTGCACACCGGCGCCAAGGTGGAGAAGGTCGAGACCACCGCCACCGGCGCGAAGCTCACCATGACCGTGGGCACCGAGACGCGCACCATCGAGGCCGAGTACGTCCTGTCCGCCGTGGGCCGTGCCCCCGTCAGCGAGGACATCGGTCTGGACAAGACCGGCATCAAGGCCGAGCGCGGCTTCATCAAGACGGACGCGATGATGCGCACCACCGAGCCCAACGTGTACGCCATCGGTGACGTCATCCCCACGCCGATGCTCGCCCACGTCGCCAGCGCCGAGTGCGTCCTCGCCGTCGAGCACATCGCCGGCAAGAACCCCGCTCCCATCAACTACGACCTCACCCCGTCCGCCACCTACTGCTACCCCGAGGTGGCTTCCGTGGGTCTCACGGAGAAGAAGGCCAAGGAGCGCGGCTACGACGTCAAGGCCGCCATCTTCCCGTTCTCCGCCGTCACCAAGGCCTCCATCTCCAACGAGGCCTTCGGCATGATCAAGGTCGTCTCCGACAAGAAGTATGACGAGGTGCTCGGCGTCCACCTCGTGGGCCCGCACGCCACCGAGCTCCTCGCCGAGGCCTGCGTCGCCATGCGCCTGGAGATCACCACCGAGGAGCTCGCCCACACCATGCACGCCCACCCGACGCTCTCCGAGATCATCAAGGAAGGCGCCGAGGCCACCCTGGGTCACCCGATCCACATCTGA
- a CDS encoding WD40/YVTN/BNR-like repeat-containing protein, which produces MLPLYLCALLAAAPPPPVALRAGAAEPDDEVTLNITGLAAPARAEAGLYLSGKLSVPSHPLRALLLRSTDGGAHWTEVLPAVEHSEVLFVEFEGCQGRVLVGWTTEGPGELTLFASSDCGATWKRRSKLPKAVWSEWPEQMEWTDGQRGTVWLSDANEENAPVRAITTRDGGKTWSTPKDAPQMPPPRPEPEAKGPSGESWKVSSDDRITRVERQEPGGTSQVRAQLPIFWRREGNKLVPTR; this is translated from the coding sequence ATGCTCCCGCTGTACCTCTGCGCGCTGCTCGCCGCCGCGCCCCCGCCGCCCGTGGCTCTGAGAGCGGGCGCGGCCGAACCCGATGACGAGGTCACGTTGAACATCACCGGGCTGGCGGCTCCCGCGCGAGCGGAGGCGGGCCTCTACCTGTCCGGCAAGCTCTCCGTGCCCTCGCACCCGCTGCGCGCCTTGCTGCTGCGCAGCACGGACGGTGGAGCGCATTGGACCGAGGTCCTGCCCGCGGTGGAGCACAGCGAGGTGCTCTTCGTGGAGTTCGAGGGCTGCCAGGGCCGCGTCCTGGTGGGTTGGACCACGGAAGGCCCGGGGGAGCTGACGCTGTTCGCGAGCTCGGACTGCGGGGCGACGTGGAAACGCCGAAGCAAGCTGCCCAAGGCCGTCTGGTCCGAGTGGCCGGAGCAGATGGAGTGGACGGACGGCCAACGGGGCACGGTGTGGCTGTCGGACGCGAACGAGGAGAACGCCCCGGTCCGAGCAATCACCACGCGTGACGGAGGCAAGACCTGGAGCACCCCGAAGGATGCGCCCCAGATGCCGCCCCCGCGGCCGGAGCCCGAGGCAAAAGGTCCCTCCGGGGAGAGCTGGAAGGTGTCCTCGGATGACCGGATTACGCGCGTGGAGCGGCAGGAGCCAGGGGGCACCTCGCAGGTGCGCGCCCAGCTGCCGATCTTCTGGCGGCGCGAGGGCAACAAGCTCGTCCCCACGCGCTGA